ttcggctagccgatcggctagcgcgacgaatcggctagccggtcgctagccgaccattgcggatgctctaataccctacacatcattccactaacattacttctcacttacttttttcctttctctctcttactttatcaattctacattaaaactcgtgtcatacacaaattactctatttttttgacAGAGGAAGtaccatattttattttctaataaaatcaaagagTACATACAAAAGAacactaaaatcgcgtatcaaaaaaaattgttatacagaaaaaattaagaactCTGTTTgactattttttcaaaattaaccGAGTTTGAACAAGTTAATGGCATGTAGTTagctataattaatttcaccGTGTTTACGTGTAAATTTGCTTATGGTTAAATGTGAATTAGCCTTTGTTGACTTCAACGTCGAAGAATTCCACTTTTGAACAGCAAAAAATGAGAAACTTTGTCAAAATCAAACTGATTGCTGTTTGAGGCGACattaatccaaaaataattgaagacttttcataattaattcttttggAATTCAATCATGCACATCCATCGTAATTCAACTCCCCACGGCAAAAATAACTCGTTTCtccacaattattattttgacttcttatattaatttgtttgataacTAACAATTCGTCATGCTGCTTATAGCTAGAATAGTCTTAAATGTTGAGTAGAgaattagaaatttaattatgaaagaaaatagtaaaatctccgaatttatttatattttatgtgttgaTGAAAATGTTAAGTAATACTAGTATGAACTATGAATAATGGGCTATAAAAAATTGactaatttatgatttttcaaaatcaaactttttatagtctttcttcattttgttttgCAAATTTATTCTTATTACTACTACACAAAATTGTCAAGCTATATAGTCATGGTCTTGGTATGCCACACAAAGcacaaacataaataaaacattaaaaaattgaataaaagttAACTTCACATTATCAATGATAGTGGACATAATTAAACAAACTTTCAAAGTTAACaacatagataaaaatttaaacttcaAATTGAATGCACAAATAATAAACTATAATAACTCGTATTAAAAATAACCATAAGTAAATATCGGACATATTAATTCAATGTTGTCTAGCTAGGAAGAAATTGAAACactagtagtactccctccaagAATAGTAGATACATTTCTAtctggcacgggttttaagaaatactccctccatccacaaacaatagatttATTATTGTTCGGCACtgattttaatgtagaattgttaaagtaagagagaggaggagaaaaagtaggtaaagtaagagagatagggagaaaaagtgagtaaagtatgagagatggaagaaaaagtgagaaaagtatgagagataaacttttcatttttagaaagtgatctattttttgtggacgtcccaaaatggcaaaaatgatctattttttgtggacggtattaagaaaagtgggtggaaaaaagttagtgggacatgagtctcatttgtatatattagttttaaatgatatgtgaatgggatgagttagttgaatgtgaggtgtctttaccatttatagtaattatgaatcgggactcctatttgtgAACggacaaaatggaaaaacgaaaCTTTTATTCGTGGAacgagggagtaatatattggcacgaagaaattgaaaattctagAAATATTAGTCAATTATGGATCCATTAGTTTAGTCTTTCAATGCCAAGACGAATATTTTTTCCTTCACTATGGATGGGATTGAACTGTGGATAAGAACTGCACgcaaatacaaaaaaaaaagggattaAAAGAGTGTAGAATTAGTAAACTAATTGCAGCCACCATACAACAACAATAGTCTTCCCTATATATAGTTTGATTCGAACTATACTCAAAGAATATACTACCCTTTATTGATTGTGTAATTTAgaagaaaaactaaaattgttattttagttgaaaaataattacttgtGGTAAATTGCATGACACCAATGAATTAGATAgtgttgttttttaaaatttggggaAAGTGGTCCTTAAACGAGTAAAGTAAACAATTTTGATTAGAGATGTAAACAATGACACGATATACAACTTTGATCTGATCCATAATTGACCATACAAACTTTTAGCTTGAAACAATCGAATATGCTAGAGTGTCAATTGTAATGATCttttaaatgcaaaaaattttaGATTGAAATTGCTAAGAGTGTCTGgttattaaatcaaaattgtcTCGAGAAtgctaaaaattgaattttttttccattcattccataaaattccattcattccataaaaatagagacacttttcttttctgaCAGTTTCTTAAAAGTAgtctattttcatttgtagAAAATTGTCTTCAATTCATTACttatataaatcaatttatttataacttatatcaATAGGAACcatcattaataattaaacactaataataatatgagtctcactatttactattttaattatctttctctccatctcccttactttatcaattatgcattaatttatttgtcatctcaaaatgtccttatttttatgaagGAGAGTATAAATTACTACCTTTTAGTACTCTCTTTGTCCATAGAAAATaatctcatatattttttcattttggaatgtccacaaaaaatagtctaatTTTATAGAAAGTTTGTCTTacttttcttactttttctcatcttgttatactttacttattttttctactcatctctcttacttttagcaatttcttattaaatgtGTGCCGTTCAAAAATGTGACtatttttaatgtacaaagggctattaattattgaatctAGGTAAATCCAAAAACATGACATTGGAACGAGTCATGTCTAATCTAGGAAACTTGAGTTAATAAATAAAGGATATGAAAATCATATGGACATCCGatagtaacattttttagAGTTAACGAAGAGGTATAAACTTCAAATTTCACTGTTTTTtctatgtaaataaataaaataaaagacaaaaacataaaaagagcAAGTTAGAAAATCCTAGAAAAGCCGAAATGATTGGAAAAAGATGTGTGGGCTTACGAAGCAACCAGAAGCCGACACGTGGCGAGAGAGTAATGGTGAGTTGTTTACCGAGAAAATGCAACCACAAATTTGGTATTGCCTGTAGATGCTGCTGACTCAGGACTGAGTTAGTCTATTTTACTCCTATCTCTTTTTGGCACTTTTTCCATTAGgcaatttaattaagtaattacgtattctaattaatgtttttttatttaaattatttaatttattactatcatgTAGCAATGTATAATGCTAGTACTACTCCCTATTTTATAATCAATGCTTTATTCatcaattcaaatttctttaatGCAATGGAGAATTTCACAATTGCTAGTTATAGGAATTAAAAATGTAGAGCTCGGACATAGTAAACGAGCTCGTCTCCAATAATGGATGTGGTACAACGAAAGTGAACACCAATCCCAAAGAGTTGAGACATAGTTGTCGACTTGTCGCACTGTAAGATTAACTAGAACTTCAAATACCAAATTTAATGGAGTTTTTCGACCCTCGAGATTGTACGTAGTTAAATCAATAACATTGACCCTATTTGTGTTTTGTTGAAAACTATTTCACTCTAATGCcacatttatgaatttttttataatatactgTAATTGTAAATCAAGAGTATGAGGCACAGATTTACtttatatggaaaaaaaattagatggGTAAATGAATGTTTCATGGATGTGATTGGTAAGTACAAGGAAGACAAAgccatttccaaaaatatactaatgtTAACTACCATGAAAATATGAGGTAATACATggaaatttattaaaacagCTATTGTTGGAGTGTCTTATCAAATGAGGTATATCCCAAATAATAATTCCATTAGATAAGTgcacttttcaattttctaaatttaattatttagaaaGCAATTGTGTATTAAAGATTCCCTTTTTCCGAGTCATACTGGTTTTTGAAACTAAGAATTAAGATAATCAATCTTTATCTTATAATCCAATCATCTCCACCACACTAATAATGGCTAATCTAACCACCCCATTTGCTAGTCgtctttttaattaaacaatactCCTTCCATGATTAATTGACATGAATTTACTCCgcttgaattttataaaatattattgataaaaaaatgaattttttttattgaaatatcaatcctatattttttatattactaatttcataataaaatgtgaattcgATGAATTAATGGaacattattaataaaaaaataaaattattattgatttatttcttaccgaaaaaaaaaagttatgcCAATTAAATATGGAGGGTTGGATAATTATCATTAATCAAGCAAACCTTCTTTTTAAAAGGTCATTATCCACACcctgtctctctctctctactaaCGTTTCTTATATATACAGCTTACCATTCCaactctcttcctctctctctttaatCAGTTCACAAAAAGGCAatttctttctcaaatttctttctcaaatttCTTCATCTCCATCACACAATCTGCATCCAGCTGTAAATCTCATCACAATCTGAGAAGCAAATCCggcaaaaaattgaaaaaactaTGGAAATTCCAGAGATAAACATGTTGTGCGATTTCGAAGCAGGAATCAAATGCCTGCAAAATCCTTCAACAATCTCCCGTTTCTTCTCGTTTCCAGGCTTCTGGAAATACGGCGCTTTGATTTTCGCAATTTTCGCTACTTTCAGCAGTTTAATTAGACGAATTAAGCTGATTTTCATCCGTTTCCACACTGTTAAACCCTGTTTTATCCAAACCGAAGACGAATTCGATTTCAGCGACGACGAAGACGACGCCGTATCGGTCGCGTCTTCGGATGACGAACAGGAAGCGGAGGAGGATCGAGATCGACGCCGCGACGGTGAAGATTTCTGCGTGCGGGGCTCGATTCTCAGCTTCCGAAGCGGTCAATTGCGGCAGCGCAATCGCCGGAGCagctgcggcggcggcgcgtgGTCGGAGATCGCCTCCGGTAAAAACGTCGTCAAGCTCTGGGATAGCTTGGGGTTTAATCTAGATCTCGACGAGGATCTGTTCAATTACGATTCGAGTAGCGTAGTCTCGACCTGGAATCGCGATCGCGAGGAGAGATCTGGCGATTTCTCCGGCGAGATTTGGCCGGCGCCGGCGGTGGTGCTGACGGCGGAGGGGAACGCGAAGGGCGACGGCGTGATTTTAGGCGGATACGATCGGAGGATGAGGAGCGGAGTGCCGGCGCTGGTGGCGGAGTGGAAGCtgagcggcggcggaggatTGGCTAGCGGCGGCGGAGTTAGCAAGGTGTATGTGAGGGATGACGTCAGCGGGGTGGTGACGGTTGGCGATGTGAGGAATGTTAGGAGGCCGTTAGAGTGTGTGAGAGAGTCTGACGGCGAGACGTGGTGGGACGCTGACGCCGTTATCGTGGAGAATGAGTGAAGAACCGGGTTTTCGAGTTAGACCGGGTTTTCCTGAGGTGACGCGGCCGATTTAATGGAAGTGGGCGAATTGATGCCCcaagatttaattttggaagaaatGATGGAAAGCTTTGGTCTctgtaaataattatttcaataaaaatttgctcgattatttattatttaatttcacatttttattcaatgGTGATTATCGTATTATTTGAtcgtaaataaataaatatgggcTTGTGTAGTGTCTAAATTTATAATCTAGTTGACATATTTTTTaagttgacatttttttgcaCAACTGTGAAAAAAGGGTGCagttttaaagaaaaaaattactatgtCTATAATACAACGAAATTCACGagtaaattataaacaatgactttacttattaaaaaaaagttaaaacatccgaaaaaatcataaattttggtgATTTACTAACCTTCAATAGAACTTAAAATTTGTAGCATGAGCTTAACATTTTGGCTAAGTTTCTCATGTCGAAAATATTCTGATACTACTCTTTAAGGGAGTGTTCGGTtggcaagactaaatctcatgattaaatatgtattatgtttggttcataagattgatccccacaacttaatcctagatgaatagtctcatgataattagtcatagcctccctcctccaactaaaataatctcacaacttaatcctagatggattagTCATGATAACCGAACGCCACCTAAGTTTGCAATATGTTGCGTTCATCTTTATAACTAATGATGTGGTTGAGTTGTTTCTCAAAATGtgttagaaaaaaatgatatactagTCTTGTTCTTgtataatttatactttttaGAGTATCACATTAAATAGAACTTTATCCGAAACTATAGTCCATggagaaattgagaaaatgttaaattcatgatttaacgcctaattttaaaatcgaTGATTGTACAtctgattttgaaaatttggttATATTGTTGAGTTGTTTTATATAAGTGTCTTGGGCGGTCTCATCCTTGTAAATTTTTTCAGATGCCAAAtggatataattaattttatccgAATTAGATTTCATGggaatattagaaaaaatgTTACAATCGTGATTTTTatggtttatttttaaattactataagataaatcaaaatcttaCTCCTTCTAtcccatttcctttttaatttgttccaaTTAAGATAaccattttctaattttgaaaataaccTCTTCTCTCctgtctcattaaaatatttaactacttttttactttctactttattccacctaacaaTACTttctaaaatcccgtgccactTAAGAATTTGGTCATCTTGagtggaacgaagggagtacttgattcatgatttttaagataatttttccataagaaaataaaatatttcatggaaaaattgaaaaaaaagagaggctaagttcataatttttacGCCTCCTTTTGATTGCACTAAGATGaaccaaaatttgtccaaaattCACCCCTTGAAAAACAATTTTgccaaaagaaattaaaataaagtaacagGAGTAAAACAATTACTTAactttcttatttaaaattgcTTAGCCCTAAATTCGTCTGCCTTGTTTGGCcggtgaattttttttagtacgCATACAATAATTTATCTTTGCGGGTACGCAAAACAGATCTCGAGGAAGATTAGTTGAGTAATTACGcaatttaaaaatgtttttaaaattattattattattgcacGTATATgagattaataaataaatagtagtactacaagATTTGCAGACTCTGGCAAAACgatttctaattaattaattaaattttagaaaaagttaaaGCTCAGATTTGAATGCTATCAAAACTTATCCGCACTAGTCAGCAAATCAAATGcgacaaaaatcataattttaccAAGCAATTCACATagatatttattaattactattgtATAATCCATTGGAAAAGGATTAATAAATTGGAGTTGCtcctaataaaattattactatctTGCACgacattctttttttttttttttttttttttttttttttttttttttttttttttgtgcgAACGcatttttttgacaaaatcgtttaaaataagatttaacTTCTCTTTGTTTGCCAAGATTGATTGTGTGTTGGGAAATTTTCCATTGCATAAATGctaaagaaagataaaaaattgaGAGGTGTTAAACGAGTATTGATTAAGGACCAGTTTGACTAAAGGAAGAGTGACAAAACACGAACttgcaatttttttccttcctaTGTAATAATGACAGCTCAAATAcaataaatacattaattttacatCACATTTTTGGCGTGGCCAAGAAGTCGTCTGTCCCTTTACGATCACACGATTTTTAGGTAggtattttaaatgataaatttgttgctaaaatatgaacttttgaTCATTTGTAATTAGTATaactttcaaatttgaatgaaacaaTCATAAAGTTTCGATCTTTATAACTTTTCCCTAGTGAAGATTTATTGCAAAACCAAAATTGACGTGATTATTACGTGTTTTAatgcatataattaattaaaaaattcaggTAATAGGGACAAAGCGATGCGCAAGTGATGCACACACCACAAcatcttttaattttggtttgtttgaTGTAATTTCAAGCTTATAGCTCACCATTTATTTCGGTATTCCACCTCAAGTAGTTATTTAAAATTCGGAAAAAGTGAAGCTTcgtaaattattatttaatttgtgaaaaGCAAGTGATAGATAAAAATTGATGCAAAATTCATGgtctaaaatgataaatattgtCAATTTCGATATATCTCATTgtctcaaaatataaaatcatacatgtatggtaattttgatttagtgATTTTAGGCTTTTATCTCATAATTAAGTTACGAAATCAATTATTGAAGATTTACATACTTGTGCAAGTTGTAAACCCGATTGTTAAGACCAAAATGCTTCACAAGTTACTTTGAATTATATGCTTAAACATCTTATTTCATGATAAAGTATTCGAATTAGTTGGATACAATATTTTGCAGTTGTCGTCTCGTCataataattaacaaaactaaaataatcccactGATTAATGATTGTGATATGCCCAACgttgtaataataaaaaaaaatgttagtggtcggaaaatttcaatttgctAGCGACACCATGACATAAAATGATTGGTTTCATTTGACTTATTAAGTGCATATCGAAATAAATATTTCGAGTGCTTAATTAGGTGGGTagaagtagtaataatttagtgagggattataaataaataaattaattaattaaaaatcaccTCGATGAGAGAGGATAATTAAGTTGTATATATCacaaatcaaacataaaaGTTTTTGTGCAAACATTTTTAGCAACGACTCTATATATGTTTTCACGGTAATATATCTGAGAAATTTCTCATTAATTTCCTCGTGTGggactaattaattaattaataatattaaatgaacCGAATAAAGATGGTGACTTTTACATAATTTGTGCATTAAATAAGGCCAGTTGTGTGCAGCTAAGTAGAACAACTGAACAATTATTGTTCAGATGTATTCTTAGCTACTCTTCATTCTCCAATACCCATTATCTGtcaaaaataaactattaaaaattaatttatgagaaTTAATAATACCCTTCTTGTTAAGATTGCAATTAGTTGACTTGGCtgaccaaaaataaaagaaaacagaatAATTAAACTCACAAACAATTTTGTTTGTATGCAAGTCGAAAAGAAAAGATAACACTCTTCCTAATACGAAAAGGTCACAGTCACtcaatctcaatatatttttgaacaATTCTTCTACCGAATACAAAGGCCTATTTATAAGATCTAAAAAAGACCCTTAACaaactataataaattaaataagaaacataaataaagACTCCTTACAAAAGGATCATATCTAAACAACTAATAACCAAAtgacaaatttaaaaactatCAGCATAAATCTACAAATTAGGTATTGAGCATCCTCTATCACTCCATCAACAAAATgatcattttgctattttagttAACCCATTAATAGGAATCTGGTTTCGTTTTTACTATAAACCGAAGTAGATCTCAATTCCATGAATTTGTTAACTCATAGTAtttccttttaaaatttttacaatatgagtataaaaatgagattcagattctactaatttttttcaactcCCATCTCTTAAAAccaagtaaagaaaaaaagaatgcCACGCTCTTCCCATCAAGAAGGAAAGATTAGGTAATTCCCATCGATGTCATCCTTTTTCAAATCTCTGAGAAAAGCATGAAAAAACGTCCCGAATAATACGATCCCTCTGTCACCCCAAAATGAATGTAGTGAACTCGTAgttcttgatttttgaaaatgttcAAGTgctccattttcttttactatgCCGAGAAAAAGTAAGACTCCTATTCATGCACGATTATATAGCATATTTGAGAGTTGgcaataaatgaataaaaaacgTTGTATCCAATTATTCAAATAGCAAGCCCAGGTATTGGCCCATTTCCCCGACTAATAAGCCCACTTTTCCCAGATTAATAAACGACGTCGCTTTGCTTCTACACAGTTCACCTCAAAATCCTGTTTCCCAATTTCAGCTGAAATACACagtgagaagaagaagggagAAAGATGAATGCCCCCGATCGTTACGAGCGATTCGTCGTCCCCGAAGGCGTCTCCAAgtactctttctctctctctctctctaaatgcATATGTGTATTTACTTGTCGATTGCACTGCCCAATTTCTGCGATTTTCGATTTTTGGTggtgattttttaaaattggttgaaCAAGGGTTTCGTATGAGAGGGACACGAAGATCATCAACGCGGCGACGTTCACCGTCGAGCGTGAGGATCACACGATCGGAAACATTCTACGCATGTATGTGAATTTTACACTTCCAATTTCGTTGTTAATTTCGTGAAAAAAGCCCTAATTTTTTCCCTAAATCAGGCAATTGCACAGAGACGAGAACGTTTTGTTTGCTGGCTACAAGCTGCCGCACCCGCTTCAGTACAAAATCCTTATAAGGGTTTGTATTTGTGCTTTTTTGAGTTTCTCTGTTACTCTTACATTTTACTGAATTGAATTTAGGACTCTTATTGAGAACTGTGTTGATGGAGTTGTGCATAATTGATGGCTCACAAGTTTAGTGTAGGCAATGGCAATGTGATTAGCTTAGTGTGGCTGTTTATACAGAATTAATTCTGCAGAATTGTGGTAAAGTTAGAACTGATGATctgatattttctttatctcaATTTGCAGTTTGTAACATTGAACAGAAACTCTTTTTTCTGTTTAATTTCATCTGAATATATAAGTTTAGCATTGTTTTTAGAACAATGTGTTCCTGTTTTGGGATTAAAGCAATGTCTTTTACTCTTTTGTCAATTATTGGCATGATATGTTGAATTTTATCTGAAATTGAAATGTTTTGTAACTATGAAGCATTGCTGTTTACTAAAGTGCGAATCTTTTCTAACAATTCGATGATTTGTCTCCCGACTTGCTTGTTGTTGGTTACTTCGTGAGTCTGGCTGTTCTTGGATTTTCTTGTGTTTGACATATCTTGGCTGGTCAATTTGCAGATTCAAACCACGAGCCAGTCTTCGCCAATGCAGGCGTATAATCAGGCTATCAATGATCTGGACAAGGAGCTCGATCATTTGAAGAACGCCTTTGAGGTAACACTATCTTTCTACTGTTTGTTGCTGTGAAATTagtgatactccctctgtcaaCTATGCTGTTGGGTTTTTATTCGGTTTCTTGTATCACTATCTGTGCTCACCAAAACTTGCACTTCCAACGTGGTGAATTGATATGAATTTTGCTCATCTCTGTATAGGTTGAGCTGGCAAGACACAATGCGAGCCAGCAGCGAGAGTTCTAAGCTGCATCGTTTCTGTTAACTCGCTAGTAAGTGATGGTGTCGCAGCCATTTTGTCGTAAATGTGGTGGTGAAGTTGGGGAATTCCTGCAAGTATAACTCCATTAGAAAACTTTCAGAAACATGCTTGTATTAGACTGCCATTTTCATGTATTGATTGCATTACTATTCTCTCCAGCTCGATTAACTGTgttttctttgaaaaaaattactccacaACGAAACTGTAAACAACGTAGTTTCCAAAAAATTCCATCCAAGTATATAAGATTTTTCCAATTATATAGACTACTATGTTTATATCCACCAATTTTTATGTAGTAATATGGTTCTGTCAAAAACTTTTCCAACGATTCAAAATAAGATAAACTGTTGATAAAtgctaaaaatatactatattaaaattctaatatcttgtcccacatctgatccaatctaatctatataagtttGGATAACTCTCCCCTTATGAGGCTTTTTAAGGGGTTAGAGGCTTCTTAAGGGGTGAGTGTTATCCATCCTTATATAGAAGagataggatcatcaccaagcagACAGAATTTCGAGAATTTAACatgccccctcacgtgtgggccggaatgacagTGGCCCAGTTCTAATATactaaaacttaatttttcaaGATAGAAATACACCGTGAATATTACCTTGACATATGTGCACTTTTCAACTAGAGCCAAATCCATAGATAAATCATGTTAATTTGGAGTTTAGATTTGAGacagtttaattttatgctatagttagtagtagtattattgcCCATATGTTGTTTATAATTGTTCTTATGTTGATGCAATTGACATTTTGGCTGAGACACTTTCTTGCACAAGAAAATAGTTCGGAATTGCTCTCATACATGCATTGTAtacgaatggagtattttttatatctttaCGACAACAcaacaaattatataatgagtagtataaatgtacataattgAGACTCTTTTACGGATAAGCCAACACATAGATTCATAAGAGCAATAGCTACATTTATTTGCTAACGAcggctaattaaataaagaataaaatctAAGCACTTATTTTCCCCCTAACTAACTAATTTATCACATCTATACTATCCTAAATCCAAacctaaatcataattaaacatataaaaaaatgaaacaatttcACCTCATTCATCAATTCAATCTTCACAAGTAATCAGGATACATCTTCATGTATTCCACGATCGACGGCGAGATCGCGGTCGCCGCCTCGAACACCGCGCTCGTCCTCGGCGAGCAGAAGAAATCGCCCGTTCCCGCCGCCTCCACCAAATACGCGTTCGACATTTCGTACATCGCCGGATCCGGCTTCGCTTCCGCCGTCTCGCAATTATTCTCCtccgccggcgccggcgccggcggcGATCCGTCGTCGCCGCTCGATAGTCCGGTGAGCCGCTGCACCAGCTTCATGAAGTCGTTCGGCGCCGCGCGGATCACCTTCGGCGGGTGCGTGTATATGATCACCGGCTGCCGCGccctcgccgccgccgccggttTTTGGATGGCGTGGGAATCCTTGCCCGTCCGCAGCGGCGGAGGGCGTTGACCGTTGACCGATCCATCACAATTACTAACTTCTTTCTTCATGTATCCaaaattgaacaaattgaaattagaaaaagaaatgtgaactaaaaaaaatgtgattttgaTGCTAAGTATATAGGGAAAGTATTGATTTTGAGAGTGGGGGCTTTGgttaatatatatagagatgattaaaaaaatgataagtGGGAAGTATGGAAAGTGTGGTGTTTATATAGGAATTTGGtggatttgttttttattggGCGGTGATTTCTGACCATTGAAATGGTGGTGGAATTTTAGGGTTTGCGGCGGAGTTGAGTGAGAGTGGTGGTGGAGAAAGAGTGGTTGGTTTCACTTTGTTTGCCATTTTTTGCGGTGGTGTTGCCATTTTGTAACTACTTTGAGATGAATGATCTATGATTTACACGTtatttattaacatttttaagttaattaaGATGGTAATGCATGTGGCTCTATTTAAGTGATAAAGTTGAGGCATCCTAAAATTACCCATGGTAAAGATTTtggattatttatattttcattttggtataTATAGGGATATTACATGCATGTCTCTATAGACTA
The genomic region above belongs to Salvia hispanica cultivar TCC Black 2014 chromosome 3, UniMelb_Shisp_WGS_1.0, whole genome shotgun sequence and contains:
- the LOC125217014 gene encoding protein MKS1-like, whose amino-acid sequence is MKKEVSNCDGSVNGQRPPPLRTGKDSHAIQKPAAAARARQPVIIYTHPPKVIRAAPNDFMKLVQRLTGLSSGDDGSPPAPAPAEENNCETAEAKPDPAMYEMSNAYLVEAAGTGDFFCSPRTSAVFEAATAISPSIVEYMKMYPDYL
- the LOC125215388 gene encoding DNA-directed RNA polymerases II, IV and V subunit 11-like; the encoded protein is MNAPDRYERFVVPEGVSKVSYERDTKIINAATFTVEREDHTIGNILRMQLHRDENVLFAGYKLPHPLQYKILIRIQTTSQSSPMQAYNQAINDLDKELDHLKNAFEVELARHNASQQREF
- the LOC125211447 gene encoding uncharacterized protein LOC125211447 — translated: MEIPEINMLCDFEAGIKCLQNPSTISRFFSFPGFWKYGALIFAIFATFSSLIRRIKLIFIRFHTVKPCFIQTEDEFDFSDDEDDAVSVASSDDEQEAEEDRDRRRDGEDFCVRGSILSFRSGQLRQRNRRSSCGGGAWSEIASGKNVVKLWDSLGFNLDLDEDLFNYDSSSVVSTWNRDREERSGDFSGEIWPAPAVVLTAEGNAKGDGVILGGYDRRMRSGVPALVAEWKLSGGGGLASGGGVSKVYVRDDVSGVVTVGDVRNVRRPLECVRESDGETWWDADAVIVENE